The sequence CGTCTATCTCAGCTCCGGGACCGACAATCTGGCCTTGCATCAGATTCCACAGACGGAATTGGCGGAGTACCGGTCGTTGCGCGGCCAATTGCTGGATCACTTCGGCGTCATCATGGACAGTCCGGAATCGGTGGATCGGATGTTCCAGGAGGTGAACCGGGAACTCGACGCGTTGGGCGGGAAGCTCGTGAAGCCGCCCAAACGCCACCGCGACGGGAGCTATTCGTTCTATTTCGCTGATCCGGACGGCAATGTCATTCAAGCGCTGTATGAACCCTCAATCAGCAGGAAAACGTAATGCGTGACGCGTCATGCGTGAAGCGCGAGGATCATATCGTTCCGCATAACGGATTACGCATCACGTTTCACGGTATTGCATGAGCCGAATCTGGGACAGTTTTCCGCGCGATCAGTATCTCGGTCTCGCTCCCTGGACGTGGGTCCAGTTGGAGAGCGCCGAGCCGCCAGGCCCGTTTCCCTTTATCGGCGGCGTCGCGCCGGAGGTCGTCGCCAGCCTGCACGAGGCGCACAGCCTCCTCTTGAGCTGCGTCGAAACGGCGATCAGTGATATCTTCTCGCGCCGCGCCCCGCTCGACGATCCCTCGCTGCGGACCCGTCTCGAGGACGCCTACGCCGAATTGGTCCAGTCGCGCCCGCACCTGAGCCGGCACATCCGCTGCGGCCGCAAGCCGGACGGGACCTTCTACTGGGAGTTTTCGCTGGATCCGACCAAGTCCGCCACCGTCACCAACGCGGGACTGCGCGTCTTTCAAGCGGTCAAGCGACAGGCGATCCCGTTGGGCTTCGAGCGTCCGATGGGCCCGGCCGTGGGCAAGCTCCTCGGGTTCTTGGACGGGACGCATCGGGTGGAGGAAATCCGGACGGTGGTCACGTCATCCGGGAGGGATGTTGAGCGTACGTTGACGCGATTGATGGAGCTGCTGCTCCAACATGAGTGCTTGGTCCGGTCCGCTCAAGCGACGGTGCGAACCCGCTGGCTGGAGGCGACCCGGGATCGAGACACGGTTCATCTTGGCCACGCCGCGCTGCTCTACCGGCAGCGGGAGCAGTTCTTTCTCTTCGATCCCTGGCTCATACCCTGGTTCGCCGAGGCCCCGGTGCCGTCGCTCTGGGTCTCGCTCCTGCCCCGTCCGTCGGCCATCTTCCTGACACACGACCATGACGACCACGTGGACCCGCGGACGCTGCTTCACATGCCCAAGGACGTGCCGGTGTTCGTGCCGAGCCGGAGGAATCGGCGCAAGCTGTACTACGACTATCTTCCGCTCCTGCGAGAGTTGGGTTTTGGCCAGATCGTCGAGCTCGCGCACGGCGAGACCTGGGCGTTCGACGGCGGGGCGGTGGTGTCGGTGCCCTTCTTCGGCGAAGACCCCTGCGACTTGGAAATGCCGCGGAACTGCTACCTCATCACCGATCGCGGCCATAATACCCTGGTGCACGCGGACAGCGGGCCGACGAACTCGGGCCGGTCGGCGATCAAGGAGGGAATCATCCAGGACCTCGTCAAGCGCTATGGGCCGATCGCCACGGTCTTCGCGTCGCAGCAACAACTCTTGGAAGTGCGGACCTACGCCGCCCATGCGTGCCTCTCGCATCCCGGCCGCTGGCTGGATGTCGGCGAGAACGGGTATCTGACCAACTCCTATCTGGCCGAGTTGTGCGCGACCGCGCAGGCCAAGCTCTTCGTATCCTATGCGACCGGCGGCGCCGATTGGTACCCGGACCATCTGTCGTTCATGTTCAGCCGGCGCAATCCGGCCCGGACCGCGCTCCTCACCGCCAATTGGGAGCCGCCGGAAAAATTAAAAGAGCTTCTGGAACCACAGGGCTGCGGGTATCATTACAGCCGCGCTTTGGATCTCTTTCGACCTCGATCCGACGGCCGCGTCGACGTGCTCTCCATCGCTGATCATGTGTCCCCCCTGAATCTGTATCGGCTGGATCACGGCGATCCTCCCTTCGCGCGTCAGGGCGGATGAGCATAACTTTCTACAGGAGTGAAATGGGACGACGATGACCGGCGCAGAGGCTTCTCACAGTCCCTCCACGCCCCGTGTGGCGGTGATTGGATCCGGCTATTGGGGCAAGAACCTCGTCCGCAACTTCCATGAGCTGGGCGCGCTCGCGGCGATCTGCGACAGTAACGAGGACACGCTGCGGCAGTTCGCCGGTCAGTATCCGGGGTGCCGGACCTATCGGGCCTTCGGCGAAGTGCTGCGGGATGAGTCCATTGCCGGCGTCGCCATCGCCACGCCGGCTGAGACCCACGCCAACCTGGTGCGAGAAGCCTTGCTGGCCGGCAAGGACGTGTGCGTGGAGAAACCCCTCTGTCTCTCCGTGCAGACGGGAGAAGGGCTAGTCGCGTTGGCCCAGGAGAGGGAGCGCATCCTCATGGTCGGCCACTTGCTTTGGTACCATCCAGCGGTCCTGCGGTTGAAGGAGCTGGTCGAAGGCGGGGAGCTTGGGCGCATCCAATACATTTATTCCAATCGGCTCAACCTGGGGAAGATTCGGCGTGAAGAGAACATCCTCTGGTCCTTTGCGCCCCACGATATTTCGGTCATCCTGGGCCTGCTCGGCGAGATGCCCGATACGGTGCATGCGCAAGGCGGCAACTATCTCCACCAGCGGATCGCGGACGTGACGGTAAGTTTGCTGTCTTTCCCCAGCGGCGTGAAGGCGCACGTGTTCGTGTCCTGGCTGCACCCGTACAAAGAGCAGAAGCTCATCGTGGTCGGCGACCGGAAGATGGCGGTGTTCGACGACCTGGAAAAGAAAGACAAGCTGCTGCTGTACCCGCATTCCATCGAATGGAAGCATCACGTGCCGGTGCCCAACAAGGCGGAAGCGCAGATCGTCGCGATCGAGCCGGTCGAGCCGCTGCGGGCCGAGTGCCAACACTTTCTGGACTGCATCAGCACCCGTCGCCAG comes from Nitrospirota bacterium and encodes:
- a CDS encoding VOC family protein, translating into MSIPSHRGLRHVALRVTDLKRSRLFYERLLAMQVVWEPDPDNVYLSSGTDNLALHQIPQTELAEYRSLRGQLLDHFGVIMDSPESVDRMFQEVNRELDALGGKLVKPPKRHRDGSYSFYFADPDGNVIQALYEPSISRKT
- a CDS encoding MBL fold metallo-hydrolase, giving the protein MSRIWDSFPRDQYLGLAPWTWVQLESAEPPGPFPFIGGVAPEVVASLHEAHSLLLSCVETAISDIFSRRAPLDDPSLRTRLEDAYAELVQSRPHLSRHIRCGRKPDGTFYWEFSLDPTKSATVTNAGLRVFQAVKRQAIPLGFERPMGPAVGKLLGFLDGTHRVEEIRTVVTSSGRDVERTLTRLMELLLQHECLVRSAQATVRTRWLEATRDRDTVHLGHAALLYRQREQFFLFDPWLIPWFAEAPVPSLWVSLLPRPSAIFLTHDHDDHVDPRTLLHMPKDVPVFVPSRRNRRKLYYDYLPLLRELGFGQIVELAHGETWAFDGGAVVSVPFFGEDPCDLEMPRNCYLITDRGHNTLVHADSGPTNSGRSAIKEGIIQDLVKRYGPIATVFASQQQLLEVRTYAAHACLSHPGRWLDVGENGYLTNSYLAELCATAQAKLFVSYATGGADWYPDHLSFMFSRRNPARTALLTANWEPPEKLKELLEPQGCGYHYSRALDLFRPRSDGRVDVLSIADHVSPLNLYRLDHGDPPFARQGG
- a CDS encoding Gfo/Idh/MocA family oxidoreductase produces the protein MTGAEASHSPSTPRVAVIGSGYWGKNLVRNFHELGALAAICDSNEDTLRQFAGQYPGCRTYRAFGEVLRDESIAGVAIATPAETHANLVREALLAGKDVCVEKPLCLSVQTGEGLVALAQERERILMVGHLLWYHPAVLRLKELVEGGELGRIQYIYSNRLNLGKIRREENILWSFAPHDISVILGLLGEMPDTVHAQGGNYLHQRIADVTVSLLSFPSGVKAHVFVSWLHPYKEQKLIVVGDRKMAVFDDLEKKDKLLLYPHSIEWKHHVPVPNKAEAQIVAIEPVEPLRAECQHFLDCISTRRQPRTDGHEGLRVLRVLQQCQEALEVRPFLSSAPSPKPAQPARPYFAHESAFIDEGVEIGEGTSIWHVSHVLKGSHIGKNCKIGQNVVIGPNVVIGNGVKIQNNVSVYEGVTLEDDVFCGPSMVFTNVFNPRSEIPRMKELKPTLVRRGATLGANCTIVCGITIGRYAFVGAGAVVTKDVPDYALVVGIPAKLTGWICECGVKLNVKGAKAACPTCGKRYRKERERMTPAS